The genomic DNA CGACGAGGCGGCGCTGGCGCCGTATCTGTCCATGGCCTGGGCGCCCGAGCCTGATCTGTTCATCCGCACCGGCGGCGAGCAACGCATCTCCAATTTCCTGGTCTGGCAGCTCGCCTACACCGAACTCTATTTCACCGACCGCTACTGGCCTGATTTCGGCCATGAAGAAATAGCGGCCGCGTTCCAGTGGTATCAGACGCGCGAGCGCCGCTTCGGGCGCACCAGCGCCCAGCTGGCAAACGGCGCCTGAGCCTCGATCCCCGACACCGGAGGCAAGCGCCATGCTCCGCACCCGTATCGTCACCGCCGTCGTCCTGCTCGCGCTGATCGCGGCGGCCCTAGCATCGGGCAGCATCTGGCCTTTGCTTGTCCTTTTGTCCGTCGCTACCGGCTGCGCGCTGTGGGAATGGCTGCGCCTGACCGCGCCGGGCCGTGACGCCGCCGCGGTCGCCGCTGGCATTGCGATGGGCCTGCTCACGCTGGGTTGCGCCTGGCTGTGGCAGTCTCCCACCGCCGATCTTTCCGCTCGCCTGACCGTCTATGCCATCACGACCCGGCTGTTCGTGCCCGTCGTCGCCGGCATCTGGCTGTTTGCCGGCACGCTTGCCGTGGTGCGCGGACAGGTCGAGCAGGCCCCGCGCAGCATCCTGTGGTCGCTGTTCGCGATCCCCGCGCTGTATTGCGCGTGGGCCGCGCTGGCCTTGTTCTACATGACGCATGGCGCTCTGTATCTCGTCAGCATGATGGCGGTGGTGTGGGTGGCCGACATCGGCGCCTATTTCGCCGGCCGCGCCTTTGGCCGTCGCAAGCTGGCGCCGCGCGTCAGTCCCGGCAAGTCCTGGGAAGGTGCCATCGCCGGCGCCGTGCTGGTGGCGGTCTACGTTGGCGCCTGCTCGCAGTGGCCAGGCACCTTCGGCCATGACCTGGCCCAGCGCTGGGGAGTGCCCGCCGCGCTGGCCTTCGCCCTGCTGCTGGCCGCGTTGTCCGTCATGGGCGACCTGTTCGAATCCCTCCTGAAGCGCCGGGCCGGCGTCAAGGATTCCGGCTCGCTGCTGCCGGGCCATGGCGGCGTCTATGACCGCATCGACGCCCTGGTGCCCGTGGCGCCCGTGGCGCTGCTGCTTTCCGGAGTCGTGACGTGAGCGCCATGCGCCGTGTCACCGTGCTGGGAAGCACCGGCTCGATCGGTTGCAGCACGCTGGATGTGATCGCCCGCCATCCGGACCGCTATGCCGTCCATGGCCTGTCGGCCTACAGCCGCATGGACAAGCTGGCCGAGCAGGCGCTGGCAAGCCGGGCCGCCGTCGTGGTCGTGCCCGACACCGCCGCGCGCACCGCGTTCCAGCAGGCCTGGCCGTCAGGCGTGACGCCGCCCGAGATCCGCGTGGGGGTGCAGGCCCTGGCCGATACCGCCGCCGAGTCCGGCACCGACAGCGTCATGGCGGCCATCGTCGGCGCCGCGGGCCTGCCGGCGGCGCTGGCCGCCGCGCGCGCGGGCAAGCGGGTCCTGCTGGCCAACAAGGAAGCGTTGGTGGCGGCGGGGTCCGTCTTCATGCGCGCAGTGCGCGAGAACGGCGCCGAACTCCTGCCGATCGACAGCGAACACAACGCCATCTTCCAGTGCCTGCCTCACGGCGGGCGGGCCGGCGCGCCGTCGGCGCCCGCGCCCGGCGTGCGGCGGCTGATCCTCACGGCGTCTGGCGGCCCGTTCCGCCTGCGCCGCTGGCAGGACCTGGCCGACATCACGCCGGACGAGGCCTGCGCGCATCCGAACTGGAGCATGGGCCGCAAGATCTCGGTGGACTCCGCCACCATGGTCAACAAGGGGCTGGAGGTCATCGAGGCGCACTGGCTGTTCGCCATGCCTCCCGAGCGCATCGAGGTGCTGGTCCATCCGCAAAGCGTCGTGCATTCCATGGTCGAGTACGCCGATGGCTCGGTGCTGGCGCAACTGGGCCAGCCCGACATGCGCACGCCCATTGCCTACGGGCTGGGTTTCCCGGCGCGCCTGGAAAGCGGGGTCAGCCCGCTGGACCTGGCCAGCCGTGGCCGGCTGGATTTCGAGGCTGCCGAGCCTGGCCGCTATCCTTGCCTCGACCTGGCTTTCCAGGCCCTGCGCGCGGGCCAGGGGGCCTGCATCGCCTTCAACGCCGCCAACGAGGTCGCCGTGGCCGCCTTCCTGGCGGGCCGCTTGCGTTACACCGCCATCGCCGAGTGCATCGAGTCGGCGCTGTCGTGGCAGGCGGGGCAGGCTTCTGCTACGCTCGACAGCCTTGAGTCGGTGCTGGCGCTGGACCAGGCGGTCCGGGAGCAGGCGAGCCGCGCCGAGGCGGTCTCCTGAGGCGCGCCCCGGTCCTCTGGCGCGGGGAACCTTCCATGCCCCCGCAGGCTCTGTCTTTCGATGGGATGGCCCCGCGTCCCCTGATGATTTCCGCGCCGCTGCGCGGCCACGCTCCCTCCTGACCCCGCCATGCTCTTCACGCTGATCGCCTTCGCCCTGGCCCTGGGCATCCTGGTTACCTTCCACGAGCTGGGGCATTATTGGGTCGCCCGCGCTTGCGGCGTACGCGTCCTGCGTTTCTCGCTGGGGTTTGGCCGCGTCATCGCGCGCCGGACCGACAGGAATGGCACCGAATGGGCCTTGTCCCTCATTCCCCTGGGCGGCTACGTCAAGATGCAGGACGACCCGCCTCCCGGTGCGCCTGCGCAGGAAGTGGCGCGCAGCTTCAATGCCAAGCCCGTCAGCCAGCGTATCGCCATCGTCGCGGCGGGGCCGTTCTTCAACTTGGCGCTGGCGGCGTTGCTGTACGCCTCGCTGAACCTGGCGGGCACCCAGGAACCGGAGGCCGTGGTGGCCGCACCCGCCGCCGGTACGCCGGCCGCGGCCGCCGGCTTCCAGGCGGGCGAGCGCATCGAGAAGATCGACGGCAAGGACGTGCGCTCCTGGAGCGATGCCCGCTGGAAACTGCTGGATGTGCTGTCCGGCGGTGGCCGAGCCCTGGTGGAAGTGCGCGGCGTTGACGGCGCGCAAGTTTCCCGCGAGTTCGTGGTGCCGCCATCGAACATGGATCCCTCGGCCACTGATCCCCTGGCCGATGCCGGCTTGGGCCTGCAGGCGGGGCCGCCCGTCGTGCGCGGCGTGATTGCCGGCGGCGCCGGCGAGGCCGCGGGCTTGCAGGAGGGCGACCGCATCCTGGGCGCGGAAGCGCTGCGGGATCCCACCACCCGCTCGCTCATCGCCGCCATCCAGGCCAGCGATGGCCAGCCCCTGCGCCTGGACGTGCAGCGCGGCGATGCCCGTCTCGTCATTCCCGTGACGCCGACCCTCGAGGACGACGGGCAGGGCGGCCGGGTCGGCCGGATCGCGGTGCAGCTCGGCGCGGACGTTCCCATGGTGGAGGTGCGTTACGGCCTGGGCGAAAGCCTGGCGCTGGGTGTCACGCGCACGGTCGACACGGCGTGGTTCTCCCTGAAGATGATGGGCCGGATGCTGACCGGTGACGTGTCCTGGCGCAATGTCAGCGGTCCGGTCACCATCGCCGACTATGCCGGCCAGACGGCGCGTATCGGCCTGGGCGCCTACGTTGCGTTCCTGGCCCTGGTCAGCGTGAGCCTGGGGGTCCTGAACCTGCTGCCCATCCCCATGCTGGACGGCGGCCACCTGCTGTACTATTTCGTCGAGATCATCAAAGGCAGTCCCCCCTCGACCCGCTGGCTCGAGCTTGGCCAGCGCGCGGGTTTTGCGATATTGGCCGGCCTCATGAGCCTGGCACTTTTCAACGATGTCGTGCGGCTTTTCACCTGACCGCGTTCTGCCTTAAAATCCCCCGCCATTTGACCGAAAAGAACCGATCAAGGATCGCCAAGGATGTTTTTTAGCCGGATTTCCACGCGCCGAGCCCCCGCATTGGGCAAGCCTTTGTTGCTGCCCAGCCTCATCGCCGCGTTGCTCATGCCGGTTGCCGCGCATGCCTTCG from Orrella dioscoreae includes the following:
- the dxr gene encoding 1-deoxy-D-xylulose-5-phosphate reductoisomerase encodes the protein MSAMRRVTVLGSTGSIGCSTLDVIARHPDRYAVHGLSAYSRMDKLAEQALASRAAVVVVPDTAARTAFQQAWPSGVTPPEIRVGVQALADTAAESGTDSVMAAIVGAAGLPAALAAARAGKRVLLANKEALVAAGSVFMRAVRENGAELLPIDSEHNAIFQCLPHGGRAGAPSAPAPGVRRLILTASGGPFRLRRWQDLADITPDEACAHPNWSMGRKISVDSATMVNKGLEVIEAHWLFAMPPERIEVLVHPQSVVHSMVEYADGSVLAQLGQPDMRTPIAYGLGFPARLESGVSPLDLASRGRLDFEAAEPGRYPCLDLAFQALRAGQGACIAFNAANEVAVAAFLAGRLRYTAIAECIESALSWQAGQASATLDSLESVLALDQAVREQASRAEAVS
- the rseP gene encoding RIP metalloprotease RseP gives rise to the protein MLFTLIAFALALGILVTFHELGHYWVARACGVRVLRFSLGFGRVIARRTDRNGTEWALSLIPLGGYVKMQDDPPPGAPAQEVARSFNAKPVSQRIAIVAAGPFFNLALAALLYASLNLAGTQEPEAVVAAPAAGTPAAAAGFQAGERIEKIDGKDVRSWSDARWKLLDVLSGGGRALVEVRGVDGAQVSREFVVPPSNMDPSATDPLADAGLGLQAGPPVVRGVIAGGAGEAAGLQEGDRILGAEALRDPTTRSLIAAIQASDGQPLRLDVQRGDARLVIPVTPTLEDDGQGGRVGRIAVQLGADVPMVEVRYGLGESLALGVTRTVDTAWFSLKMMGRMLTGDVSWRNVSGPVTIADYAGQTARIGLGAYVAFLALVSVSLGVLNLLPIPMLDGGHLLYYFVEIIKGSPPSTRWLELGQRAGFAILAGLMSLALFNDVVRLFT
- a CDS encoding phosphatidate cytidylyltransferase, whose translation is MLRTRIVTAVVLLALIAAALASGSIWPLLVLLSVATGCALWEWLRLTAPGRDAAAVAAGIAMGLLTLGCAWLWQSPTADLSARLTVYAITTRLFVPVVAGIWLFAGTLAVVRGQVEQAPRSILWSLFAIPALYCAWAALALFYMTHGALYLVSMMAVVWVADIGAYFAGRAFGRRKLAPRVSPGKSWEGAIAGAVLVAVYVGACSQWPGTFGHDLAQRWGVPAALAFALLLAALSVMGDLFESLLKRRAGVKDSGSLLPGHGGVYDRIDALVPVAPVALLLSGVVT